A portion of the Apis mellifera strain DH4 linkage group LG6, Amel_HAv3.1, whole genome shotgun sequence genome contains these proteins:
- the LOC724516 gene encoding 39S ribosomal protein L50, mitochondrial, which produces MAALIRHGFNSLKSSSTFLAVNTTSLRYDITRFKTKKRPKEKTSRLEDEKMSLSCKGFLRYQKEYNPPEDVCDRINKICKTQQISTVDETKIEDPLQRFNLFLACEEELQHPITNAVLCYIETIGDLKNYYKTPVGNVTPLDAMRSMDLPKNLHINYEYVRFHPDTDTLFNGQTAFPKSSNLVTGLKYKKKYPGHYQDNPFLDNMLKV; this is translated from the exons ATGGCGGCGCTCATCAGGCATGGTTTTAATTCCTTAAAAAGTTCATCCACTTTTCTTGCCGTAAACACG ACGAGTCTACGATATGATATAACTCGTTTTAAGACCAAGAAACGTCCCAAAGAGAAGACTAGCAGACTTGAAGATGAAAAGATGTCTCTCTCTTGCAAAGG ATTTTTGAGATATCAGAAAGAATATAATCCGCCAGAAGATGTATGTGataggataaataaaatttgtaaaacacAACAAATTTCGACGGTtgatgaaacaaaaatcgaaGATCCATTACAacgtttcaatctttttttagcATGTGAAGAAGAACTTCAACATCCAATAACGAATGctgtattatgttatattgaaACAATTG gtgatttgaaaaattactataaaacCCCAGTCGGTAATGTAACTCCATTAGATGCTATGCGTTCAATGGATTTACCAaagaatttacatattaattatgaatatgttCGATTCCATCCtg ataCGGATACATTGTTCAATGGTCAGACAGCATTCCCGAAGAGTTCTAATCTTGTAActggattaaaatataagaaaaaatatcctgGACATTATCAAGATAATCCTTTCTTAGATAATATGCTTAAAgtttag
- the LOC100578417 gene encoding uncharacterized protein LOC100578417, giving the protein MPGIASATGLLEARIRPTYRPKSKNIELAGFVKPAPFILRPFSGLFNPYPYGCSILCNHPADCEAREVLRRAKDSWANEGKTLLLPEEMEMIRANLVTVGNAADINGNTGAEITNDSNTVPEELFRKYTETDSRPLTPAPTLASGPPLTNRATQEEFSAACNLRERTTLILDLRTNSQKRMENETFSWHALTLEPPPTHRKNEIVVSKPISRRAIENSIHTADSTIDIQNVDASNESNSNRNVTEEETEKSNKEVTIVRRRGKRLRKRKHRRGSGYGQQTEVRDLFETTETQISHIGDGSRRTSIHTNNDDVENVTGTPKKTSPINNKFFTMLPSFIDEDILKHLCRELDSDKVEAEFSIRRKIAYEEALRVKGENYLHSKQSQIFSNPVLINTPRAFSRQTARFEILNSESLRGVTILEYLSRHVFVSSGRKHIFARVFNKFQKDMIQSNKYVLPNDIHEALQDIIGKPITQEQETYLKLIIGEIKEPLNFRSWCGLCAAVERLFCSLPLKEIDPPTWLERVDFETLERRLKAINVDPKLAQFLREIRDK; this is encoded by the exons atgccaGGAATCGCAAGTGCAACAGGACTCTTAGAAGCACGTATCCGACCAACTTATCGACCTAAATCGAag AATATAGAACTTGCAGGTTTTGTTAAACCAGCACCTTTTATTCTTCGTCCTTTTTCTGGTCTCTTTAATCCTTATCCTTATGGCTGTTCTATACTGTGTAATCATCCAGCAGATTGTGAAGCAAGAGAAGTTCTCAGACGGGCTAAAGATTCATgg gcaAATGAAGGAAAGACATTATTATTACCagaagaaatggaaatgaTTAGAGCGAATTTAGTAACTGTAGGCAATGCTGCcgatataaatggaaatacTGGAGCTGAAATAACTAATGATTCCAATACCGTTCCCGaggaattatttcgaaaatatactgAGACCGATTCGAGACCTTTGACTCCTGCACCTACGCTCGCTAGCGGTCCTCCTTTGACAAATAGAGCGACTCAGGAAGAATTTTCGGCGGCTTGCAATTTACGAGAACGAACTACGTTGATCCTGGATCTTAGAACGAATTCACAAAAACGGATG gaaaatgaaacttttagTTGGCATGCATTGACTTTAGAACCACCGCCGACCCATCGAAAAAATGAGATTGTTGTATCTAAACCGATTTCAAGACGTGCGATAGAAAATTCGATTCATACTGCAGATTCGACGATCGATATTCAAAACGTAGATGCTTCTAATGAATCg aaTTCTAATAGAAACGTGacagaagaagaaacagaaaaatcaaataaggAAGTGACAATTGTACGTAGAAGAGGAAAACGATTACGAAAAAGAAAGCATAGAAGAGGATCAGGCTATGGACAACAAACAGAAGTTCGTGACTTATTTGAAACAACAGAAACTCAAATCTCACACATAGGAGATGGATCTAGAAGAACATC aattcatACAAATAATGATGATGTGGAAAACGTAACAGGCACTCCTAAGAAAACTTctccaataaataataaatttttcacaatgcTTCCCAGTTTTATTGATGAAGATATCTTGAAGCATTTATGCAGAGAATTAGACAGCGATAAAGTGGAAGCAGAGTTTTCAATTCGA agaaaGATTGCATATGAGGAAGCTTTGCGTGTAAAAGGTGagaattatttacattcaaaacaatctcaaatattttcaaatcctGTACTAATAAATACACCGCGAGCATTTTCGCGCCAAACAGCTCGatttgaaattcttaataGTGAAAGTTTACGTG gtGTAACAATCTTGGAATATCTTAGCAGACACGTATTTGTTTCCTCGGGAAGGAAACATATTTTTGCTAGagttttcaacaaatttcaaaaagatatgatacaaagtaataaatatgttttaccAAACGACATCCATGAAGCTCTTCAAGATATAATTGGGAAACCTATAACTCAGGAACAAGAAACgtatttaaaacttataattgGCGAGATTAAAGAACCCTTAAATTTTAGAAGTTGGTGTGGTTTGTGTGCCGCGGTGGAACGATTATTTTGTTCTCTTCCTCTGAAAGAAATCGATCCACCTACATGGCTCGAAAGAGTGGATTTTGAAACGTTAGAACGAAGACTTAAGGCTATTAATGTAGATCCTAAATTAGCACAATTTTTAAGAGAGATTCGTGAcaaataa